The sequence CGAGGATGCTGTTTATTATAGGTATGTTTGGAATTGAAATACTACTTTTAATATTGGGATTTTTTGCCTGTGGAAAAAAAGCGGGAGAATTTCTAATTGACAGGTAAATTTTATTATGTTAAGCTTTTGTAAGAATCGTGTAAAAATTTAGAAAAATGATAAGATTTACGGAGGCAATTCTATGGATAGGAAAAATATGGCATTGATATTAAGCATATTTCTATTTGTGGGATTGCTTTTTTCAGTGGATCCCTTAGAGCGAGAGCGGGATTATAATTATGGTGAGACACATCAGATTTATTCTGCCGGTGCAGGTTTGACAAGCGGAGTCAGCGCAATCAAGACAGTCAGGCGTATCCAAACAACACTCATTTATTGTCTGTTTCTGACTTGGAAAATTTTATATGGAAAAACTGAAAAATGGATTAAGTTATATTTAAAGAGAATGAAGATGCTCTATTTTCTGAAACAGGTTCGAGTCTCGCAGCGGATGGATGGGAAAAAACGAAAAGAGCAGCTATATGCAACTCAGTGATCAAAATTATTGCAAAAGAGGAGAATAGGAGATAAATAAACAATGGAATTAAATGATATACTATTGTTGCTTGGAGGACTTGCATTGTTCTTGTACGGTATGCAGATGATGGGAAATGGTCTTGAGACAGCAGCAGGAAACAAGATGAAAAGCATCTTGGAAAAATTGACATCAAACAGAATCAAAGGGGTTCTTGTCGGGGCTGCGATCACAGCAGTAATCCAGTCGTCTTCGGCGACAACCGTCATGGTCGTAGGGTTTGTAAACTCTGGATTGATGACATTGAATCAGGCTGTATGGGTAATTATGGGTGCCAATATCGGTACGACGATTACCGGACAGCTGATCGCACTTGATATTGATGTGATTGCACCGCTATTTGCGTTTGCTGGTGTTGCGGTCATTATGTTTGCAAAAAATGAAAAAATCAAACATATCAGTGAGATTTTTGCCGGACTTGGTGTATTATTTATTGGTATGGGTATGATGGGAGATGCGATGGCGCCGCTTCAGCAGTCAGAGACGTTCATCGGCTTTATGGCGAACTTTAACAACCCGCTTGTTGGCATTTTGATCGGTGCGGTATTTACTGCGATTATACAGTCGTCTTCTGCATCAGTTGGTATTTTGCAGGCACTTGCAAGCACAGGTGCGATTCCGCTTTCGAGTGCAGTGTTTATCTTGTTTGGACAGAATATCGGAACCTGTATTACAGCAGTGCTGGCATCTATCGGAACAAAGGTAAATGCAAAGAGAACGACGGTAATCCACTTGATGTTCAACATTATTGGTACGGTTTTATTCTCGGTAATCTGTCTGATCACTCCATTTACAGACTGGATTGCAGCGCTGACACCGGATAATCCGGTAGCACAGATTGCCAATGTACATACAACATTCAATATTGTCACTACTTTAGTACTTCTTCCATTTGGAACACTTATGGCGAAAGCTGCCAAGGTGCTTCTGCCGGATAAAGAAGGACAGGAAGAGGATATCAAGCGATTGAAATATATCCGTCCATTTGAAAACAACCATACAGTCGGACATGCTGCAATGGTGATTAGCCAGATTGAAAATGAGGTAGAACGTATGCTTCAGATGGTAAAAAAGAACACAGAAGGTTGTTTTCGTGCTGTAATCAAAAATGATCAAAATATGGTTGCAGATTTGGAGGACAGAGAACAGTATATCGATTATCTGAATAAAGAGATTTCAAAATATATTGTACATCTGATGACAACAGAGATGACGATTCAGGATTCTCAGAAGTTAAACGCCTACTATCGAATCATCGGAGATTTGGAGAGAATTGGAGATCATGCAATCAACTTTGTGGACTATCTGCACAATATGAGTGAGTGGGATATCAAATTTTCACAGTCAGCAATTGAGTCGTTAGAGCAGATGAAAGATCTTTGTACAGAGACATTAGAAGGAATCAGCAAAGAAAATATGAATGGCAGAAAGCATGTGTTAGAGATTGCAGCAAAGAACGAACAGCGTATTGATGATATGCAGGAAAGTCTTTTGAAAGGGCAGATTGAGAGAATGCAGTCTGGAAAATGCAGTGCAGAAGCAGGGGTTATCCTGTCTGAGATGCTCACTGATTTTGAACGAATCGGGGATCATGCACTGAATATTGCAGAAAAATATGAAGAGATGCAAATGTAATAGAGATAGATAAAGAGGACCGAAAATCGGTCCTCTTTGTCTATCTGATTATTTGTTGTTTTCCTTTTCGACTTCAGCCATTTTCATTGCGCGAACTTTGAGCGGAAGACCGAACAGTGTGATGAATCCGTCGGCATCGTGATGGTCGTATAAGTCGCCTGTTGTAAAGCTTGCCAAAGATTCACTGTACAGTGAGTATGGAGAAGTTGTTCCGGCTTTGATGATATTTCCTTTGTAGAGTTTGAATTTTACTTCTCCGGTTACATATTCCTGTGTGGATTCGATGAAAGCTTGAACTGCTTCGCGAAGTGGTGTGAACCATTTTCCTTCGTATACAATCTGAGCAAGTTTGTTACCCATATCTTTTTTCACTTCATATGTAGCACGGTCTAATACCAGTTCCTCTAATTGTTGGTGAGCTTCCATAAGGATTGTTCCACCTGGTGTCTCGTATACACCACGAGATTTCATACCTACCACACGGTTTTCTACGATGTCAACGATACCGATACCATGTTTTCCACCGAGTTCGTTCAATGTTGTAATGATCTCGGAAACTTTCATCTGTGTGCCGTTTACACTGGTAGGAACACCTTTTTCAAATGTCATTGTCACATATTCCCCTTCATCTGGCGCTTTTTCTGGAGTGACACCAAGCACGAGCAAATTGTCATAATCTGGTTCCTGAGCAGGATCTTCTAATTCCAATCCCTCGTGGCTGATATGCCATAAGTTACGGTCACGGCTGTAGCTGTGGCTTGCGTCAAATGGAAGGTCGATACCATGTGCTTTGCAGTATTCGATCTCTTCCTCACGAGACTGCATTGTCCAAATATCTGTCATTCTCCAAGGAGCAATAATCTTTAAATCAGGAGCAAGTGCTTTGATGCCGAGTTCAAAACGAATTTGGTCATTTCCTTTTCCGGTAGCACCGTGGCAGATGGCTGTAGCGCCTTCTTTTCTTGCGATTTCAACCAATTTTTTTGCGATTCCCGGACGAGCCATAGAAGTTCCAAGTAAATATTTGTTTTCGTAGATGGCATTTGCCTGAACGCAAGGAACGATATAGTCATCACAGAATTCGTCAATGATGTTTTCAATATATAATTTAGATGCTCCGGATAATTTTGCACGTTCTTCCAATCCGTCTAATTCTTCGCCCTGCCCACAGTCAATGCAGCAGCAGATGACATCGTAATCAAAATTTTCTTTTAACCAAGGGATGATGGCAGTTGTATCAAGTCCGCCAGAATATGCTAAAACTACTTTTTCTTTCATAATGTAATGCCTCCTAAACTTTTTTTACTGTTCAACTAAGGTTACTATACTCCTATTTTTTGCATAAATCAAGTGTAAATTGCAAAAAAATAATAAAATATGCAAAAAACATGAATAAATATTCCATTAAAGAGATGCGCTTTCCTGATTTAGCGTAGAAAACTATTGACAAAAGCCAAAAGAGGTGTAGAATAAAAAAATAAAAATATCACACAGAAAAGGTTGGAGAATGAGTTATGGAAGAAAGACAGTATCATGTAACTTATAATTTCATAAAAAGATCTAATCGAAAGCTGCCTATTACACGCAGTGTTGTTTTTGTGCCGTGCAATCCCCTCGGGGTGTTCAGCGAAGCATAAATTCAATATTGTAGTTGTAGAGAAGTAGATGCTGTGTCTGCCAAGGAATATTCAGGGTAGAAGTATTTGTTGTATACTTCTATCCTGTTTTTGCGTTTAAACGGCATAGGGCATAGAAAGAAGCAGAACAAGAGGTGTGTGAAATGGAACAGAGAGAGACAATAAAAAGCAAAAAACGAATCGTGATCAAAGTGGGAACAACGACGATCACACATAAGGAAACGGGAAACATTGATTTGGAAAAGCTTGAGAAATTTGTGAGAATTTTAATCAATTTGAGAAATAAGGGAAAAGAAGTGATTGTTGTATCGTCTGGAGCAGTTGGAATCGGCAGACAGGTGCTTGGAATCTGGGAACGACTAGAAGAAAGTGCAATAAAGCAGGCGTGCGCAGCAGTCGGACAGGGACGAATGATGATGATGTATGAAAAACTGTTTGCAGAGTATGATCAGTTGACGGCACAGGTGTTGCTGACAAAAGAATCCATTATGAGTAAAGAGTGCAGGCAGGATGCGAGAAATACATTTGAGGAGCTGCTGCGTATGAACGTCGTTCCGATTGTAAATGAAAATGATGCGATTTCTGTGGAGGAAGAGGCGTATGGAAATTTTGGAGACAATGATACAATGGCGGCTCATGTTGCCAGACTTGTGGAGGCAGATCTTTTAATCCTGATGTCGGATATCGAGGGACTTTATACAGATGACCCTCGGAAGAATCCAAATGCCAGATTTGTCCATACGGTGCGGTATATTGATGAGAAACTGGAGAGGATGGGAAAAGGAGCTGGAAGCGCTATGGGAACAGGAGGAATGGCGACGAAGATCGAAGCTGCGAAGGTTGCGACGAAGTCCGGGGCAGATATGGTTATTGCCAATGGAGCCAATATTTGTGCAATCAACGATATCATGGCAGGAAAGAAGATTGGAACATTGTTTATGGCAGAGAGGGAAAACGGGAGGAAAATCATATGAAATACATGGAACAAATCGGAATGAGAAGCAAGGCGGCGAGCAGGAGTATCGGCTTACTGGGACAGAACAGAAGAAACGAGGCGCTGAAACAGGCAGCAAAAGAATTGAAGAAACAAGCAGCATTTTTACTGGAAGAGAATCAAAAAGACATTGCGAATGCGAGAGAAAAAGGAATGAAGGAATCTCTTATAGACCGATTGATGCTGACTAGGGAACGCATTGCAGGAATTGCAGATGGGCTGTTACAGATTGCGGATCTGGAAGACCCAATCGGAATAGTGACGGATATGAAAGTGAGACCGAACGGACTTCGCATCGGAAAGAAAAGAGTGCCTCTGGGAGTTGTTGGAATCATCTATGAATCCAGACCAAATGTGACAGCAGATGCATTTGGTTTGTGCCTGAAATCAGGAAATGCTGTGATTTTAAGAGGTGGCAGTGATTGTATTTTTTCCAACAAGGCGATTGTGAGTGTGCTTCGAAAAGCACTTAACGCCACACAGATTGAGGAAGATGCGGTAATCCTGATTGAAAATACGGATCGTGCAGTGGCACAGGAGATAATGCGGATGAACACGTATATTGATGTGCTCATTCCGAGAGGTGGAGCAGGATTGATCCAAACAGTTGTAAAGAACAGTACAGTTCCGGTTATTGAGACAGGCACGGGCAACTGTCATATATATGTAGATGCGTTTGCAGATCTTCAGATGGCAGTGGAAATCATTGATAACGCCAAGACACAGCGCCTTGGTGTATGCAATGCATGTGAGTCGTTGGTGATTCATGAAGATGTGGCGTGTCAGGTCGTTCCGATGATCTGTGACAGGCTGACGCAAAAGGGAGTTGCAATTCGAGGAGATCAAACTTCGATGGCGATAGACGAAAGAATTACAACAGCATCGGACGATGACTGGGGGACGGAATATTTAGATAAGATGATTTCTCTGAAAGTCGTCTCTTCCATAGATGAAGCAATCGCCCATATCAATACGTATAATACTGGGCATTCGGAATCTATTATTACAGAGAATTATCGAAATGCACTGAAATTTCAGGATGAGATAGATGCAGCGGCAGTGTATGTGAATGCTTCGACGAGATTTACCGATGGATTTGAATTCGGTTTTGGGGCCGAGATTGGAATCAGTACACAGAAACTTCATGCGAGAGGTCCGATGGGATTGGACGCCCTTACGACAACCAAATATATTATTTTCGGAGATGGTCAGATTCGATAAAATGAAAAGAAATACTTGCATAATATGCAAAAACGATGTATACTTATGCAAGTATTTCTTTTATGTATCGTAAAACGTTACTTTGGTAACGTGCGAAAGGTTTGTGTTGCATTTTGCGATGCAAGTGTTAAAATTAGAAAAAAGGAAGAAAGGATGTTGGTTGTATGATCAAAGTGGGAATTATTGGTGCCACCGGCTATGCGGGGGGAGAACTTGTCCGTATTTTAATGGGACATAAACATGCAGAAATCAAGTGGTATGGCTCCAGGAGTTATATTGATAAAAAGTATTGTGAAGTGTATCAGAACATGTTTCAGATTGTTGATGCAGTCTGTATGGATGATAACATGAAAGCGCTGGCAGATGAGGTGGATGTCATATTTACGGCGACACCGCAGGGGCTTTGCGCATCACTGATCGATGAGGAAATCTTGTCCAAAGTAAAAGTCATAGATCTGAGCGCAGATTTCCGTATTAAGGACGTGGAGACGTATGAAAAATGGTATGGGATCGAGCATAAAAGTCCTCAGTTTATCGAGGAGGCAGTGTATGGACTTTGTGAGATCAACCGTGAGGATGTAAAACATGCAAGACTTGTGGCAAATCCGGGATGTTATCCGACATGCTCAACACTGTCAGTTTATCCGCTCGCAAAAGAAGGACTGATTGACATGAGCACGGTTATTATTGATGCAAAATCAGGAACTTCTGGAGCCGGAAGAGGGGCGAAAGTGGATAATCTTTACTGTGAAGTGAATGAGAATATCAAAGCGTATGGGGTGGCTGTTCACCGACATACACCAGAGATTGAAGAACAGCTTGGCTATGCCGCAGGCGAGAACGTACTTTTGAATTTTACGCCACATCTTGTTCCGATGAATCGGGGAATTTTGGTGACGGCATATGCAGCCTTAAAGAAAACAGTGACCTATGAGGAAGTAAAGGCGATTTATGATAAGTATTATCAGAAAGAAAAATTTGTGCGTGTATTGGAAAAAGATGTCTGCCCGCAGACAAAATGGGTGGAGGGCAGCAACTATGTAGATGTGAATTTTAAAATCGATGAGCGGACGAACAGAATCATTATGATGGGAGCGATGGACAATCTTGTAAAAGGTGCGGCAGGTCAGGCGGTACAGAACATGAATCTGATGTTTGGACTGCCGGAGACGACAGGACTTGAGCTTGTTCCGATGTTTCCATAAAACAGTCAGGAGAAGGGTAACATGATTAGACAAATGACGATAGAAGATTATGAAGGTGTCTATGCACTGTGGATGAAGATTCACGGGTTTGGAATCCGGAGTATTGACGATTCGAAAGAAGGGGTCGAACGTTTTTTGAAACGGAATCCAACAACAAGTATTGTCGCAGTGGAGGATGAAAAGATTGTCGGAAGCATCCTGTGTGGACACGATGGAAGAAGGGGATGCCTCTATCATGTATGTGTGGACGAAGCGTATCGGATGCACGGAATCGGACGGAGTATGGTAGTGAAAGCGATGGAGGCATTAAAAGAAGAGAAGATTAATAAAGTATCATTGATTGCGTTTATGGAAAACGATATTGGAAATGCATTTTGGAATGAAATCGGATGGACGAAGCGGGAAGATTTAAATTATTACGAATTTACGTTGAATGAAGCAAATATTACTGCGTTTAATAAATAAAAAGGAGATGTGCATGATGAAGATTGTAAAAGGTGGAGTGACGAAAGCAAAAGGATTTGAGGCGGCAGGTGTCGAGGCAAATATCAAGTATCAGGGACGTACAGATATGGCGATCATTTTCAGCAAAGAGCCGTGTGTGGCGGCAGGAACATTTACGACGAATGTGGCAAAAGCGGCGCCGGTTACATGGGATCAGAAAATTGTAAAGGAAGGCAAAGCGGCACAGGCGATCATTGTGAATTCGGGGATTGCTAATGCCTGCACAGGGGCTGAAGGATACGGATACTGCAAAGATACTGCGGATGCGGCAGCGAAAGAGTTGGGGATTTCGGCAGACAGTGTTCTTCTTGGATCGACAGGAGTCATCGGAAAACAGCTTCCAATTGACCGCATCCAGGCAGGAGTAAAAATGCTTGCAGAGGCGAAAAGTGATACTGTTCAGGCCGGGACAGAGGCTGCAAAAGCAATTATGACGACAGATACCTGTGAGAAAGAGATTGCAGTGGAGATTGAGATTGGCGGCAAGACAGTCACGATTGGCGGAATGGCGAAGGGTTCCGGCATGATTCACCCGAATATGTGTACGATGCTGAGCTTTATCACGACAGATGCTGCGATTTCCAAAACAGCGCTTCAAAAAGCATTGAGTGAGGATGTCGACGATACTTATAACATGATTTCTGTGGATGGAGACACATCTACAAACGATACGGTGCTTGTCATAGCAAATGGAATGGCAGAAAACGAAAAGATTGTGGAAGGAACGAAGGAATACGAGGTGTTTGCAGAGGCGCTTCATGAGATTAATGAATATCTGGCAAAGAAGATTGCAGGAGATGGAGAAGGGGCGACTGCATTATTCGAAGTAAATGTTGTCGGAGCCCAGACAAAGGAGCAGGCTGTCTTATTAAGCAAAGCAATTGCATGCTCGAATCTGACAAAGACAGCGATTGCGGGACACGATGCGAACTGGGGTCGTATTATCTGTGCGATGGGATACTCAGGAGCACAATTTGATCCAGAGAAAGTGGATTTGTTTTTTGAGAGTGCGGCAGGAAAGATTCAGATTGCAGAAAATGGAACTGCTGTAGATTACAGTGAGGAGAAGGCAACTGAAATTTTATCACAGCCGATTGTGACAGCAACAGCTGACGTTAAGATGGGTGATGCAAAAGCGACGGCATGGGGATGTGATCTGACACACGGATACATTGAAATTAACGCAGATTACAGAAGCTAATAAAGGGAGGAAAACGAAGATGAGTCCAAATATGCAAAAATTCTTAAGTAAAGCGGAGGTGCTGATCGAGGCGCTTCCATATATACAGAGATTTAACCGGAAAATTATTGTCGTAAAATATGGCGGAAGCGCCATGGTGGATGAAGACCTGAAAAGACGTGTCATAGAGGATGTAACCTTATTAAAACTTGTTGGGTTTAAGCCGATTATTGTGCACGGTGGTGGAAAAGAGATCAGCAAGTGGGTGGAAAAAGCAGGGATGAAGCCACAGTTTATCAACGGTCTGCGTGTGACTGATGCCGATACGATGGAAGTTGCTGAGATGGTTCTTGGAAAAGTGAATAAAAGTCTGGTACAACTTGTGGAGTCTCTTGGGGTTCGAGCAATCGGAATCAGCGGAAAAGACGGTGGATTGTTGAAAGTGGAAAAGAAACTGTCAGACGGCGCAGACATCGGATATGTGGGGGAAGTAACGCAGGTAAACGCTGAGATTTTGTACGATCTTTTGGAAAAAGACTTTTTGCCGATTGTATGTCCGGTTGGTCTGGATGATAATTTTGAGACTTATAACATCAATGCAGATGATGCGGCATGTGCGATCGCGCGTGCGATGGAGGCGGAGAAGCTTGCATTTTTGACAGATATCGAGGGAGTTTACAAAGATCCGAAAGATCCTAAGACGTTGATTTCGGAGCTGACGGTAGAACAGGCAGAAACGCTTATGAAAGAGGGCTACATCGGCGGAGGCATGCTTCCAAAGCTGCAAAACTGTATTGATGCGATTGAGAACGGTGTATCCAGAGTGCATATTTTGGACGGCAGAATCCCGCATTGTCTGTTGTTGGAAATCTTTACAAACAAAGGGATTGGAACTGCGATTTTAAAGGATGAAGAAAGTAGGTTTTACCATGAAAAATAATTATATTGAGACAGCAGAACAATCACTTCTTCATACATATAACCGTTATCAGATTGTTCTGGAAAAAGGAGAAGGCGTCTATCTGTATGACACAGAAGGAAAGAAATATTTAGATTTTGCAGCCGGAATTGCGGTATGTTCCCTTGGATATGGCCATCCTAAATATACAGAAGGTCTGAAACAACAAATGGAGAAGTTGTTACATACGTCCAATCTGTTCTACAGCGTGCCGTCAGCAAAAGCAGCAGAACATCTAAGACAAGTGTCTTGCATGGATCGTGTATTTTTTACAAACAGCGGAACAGAGGCGATTGAAGGGGCGCTGAAAGCTGCCCGAAAGTATGCTTATACGAAACAGAGTGGCCGGTATGAGTTTATTGCGATGAACCATTCCTTTCATGGAAGAAGTATGGGGGCGCTTTCCGTGACAGGTACAGAACAATATAGAAAACCATTTGAACCGTTGGTGGAAGGTGTAAAATTTGCCGATTATAATGATTTGGAAAGTGTGAAAGCACTTCTGTCTGACAAGACCTGTGCGATTATTTTGGAGACAGTGCAGGGGGAAGGCGGGATCTACCCGGCGGAAACCTCTTTTTTGGAAGGGCTTCGAGCGCTTTGCGACGAGCAGGATATTTTGCTTATCTTTGATGAGATTCAGTGCGGTATGGGAAGAACCGGATCTATGTTTGCATGGCAGGGATACGGAGTCAAACCAGATATTATGACGATGGCAAAGGCGATTGGAAACGGTGTGCCGGTAGGGGCATTTGCGATGACGGAGAAGGTCGCAAAGGCTTCGCTGCTCCCGGGAGATCACGGAACGACATACGGAGGAAATCCGCTTGTGTGTGCGGCGGTTGACACGGTGCTTCAGATTTTTGAAGAGGAACATCTGCTGGAGCATGTAAAGGAAGTGAGCGTCTATCTGGAAGAACAGTTAGATCAGCTTGTGAAAGAAAGCAGTGCTGTGAAAGAAAGACGCGGAAAAGGACTTATGCAGGGGCTTGTTTTGGAAAAACCGGTCACAGAAGTGATTCGAAAAGGAATGGAGCATGGGCTTATCACAATCTCTGCAGGAGGTAATGTGCTGCGCCTTGTACCACCGCTAGTGATCACAAAAGAACATGTGGATGAGATGATCGAGAAATTGTCAAAAGCGTTGGAAGAATAAAATTCAGAAGAATAAATAAAAACCCGATTCATTGGACAGACTAAAAGTGAAAAATTTTTAGGAGGGATCTCAATGATTGGGTTTTTTATTGCGTTAGTATCAGGTGCGCTGATGAGTGTACAGGGGGTGTTTAACACACAGGTGACGAAGACGACAGGAATGTGGGTGTCAAATGGATGGGTGCAGCTCAGTGCATTTGCGGTATGTCTTGTGGCATGGTTCATCGCCGGAAGAGACGATGTCATGACGATTGCAAAAGTAGAGCCGAAATATATGTTGCTTGGAGGTGTGATCGGAGCTGGGATTACATGGACGGTTATCAAGAGTATGGAGCAGTTAGGACCTGCAAAGGCGGCTCTTTTGATCGTGATTTCGCAGCTTATCATCGCATATGTCATTGAATTGCTGGGTCTGTTCGGTGTCGATAAACAGCCGGTTGACTGGAGAAAAATCGGTGGTATGGCGCTTGCTTTGATCGGTGTGGCTATCTTTCAATGGGAGCGTTAAAAGATTTCATGGAAATGTAACAAGACTGTAAAAATTTGTTGTAATTTAAAAAGAAATTCGTTACAATAAGAATGTCTAAGCATAGAGGGGTGTCTGTAGTAGTTTATACTATGGAGGGTTTATGCAAAAGATTATAAAAACAAGTATTATATGGATCATTTTTATGTTGGGCTGCTGTGGGTGTCAGAAGAAGGAACAGCCGATACAAGAATTGGAAGAGATTGGATCTGAGAAGTCAGAGACATCCAAAAAAGAAGAGACAAAAGAGAAAAAGAGCATATATGTCTATGTCTGCGGAGCTGTTATGCAGGCAGGTGTATATGAGTTACAACAAGACAGCAGAGTGTATGAGGCGATACAAAAAGCAGGAGGATTTGCAGAGAATGCGGATATATCTGAGATTAATCAAGCCGCGCTTTTGCAGGATGAAGAACAGATTTATGTGCCGGCAGCGGGCGAAGTGGATCATTCATTAAAAGAAGAGGGCGAAGCAGGTGATGCGGGTGGGAAAGTCAATCTGAATACCGCCACAAAAGAAGAATTGATGACACTTGCCGGGATTGGCGAATCCAAAGCGGACAGTATTATAAAATATCGGGAAGAACATGGGAAATTCCAATCCATAGAGGATATTAAGCAGATTGAAGGAATTAAAGACGGTGTCTTTCAGAAAATAAAAGATCTTATTACAGTTTAAATATAGAGGGAGATAAACAATGGGAAAAAGGGTATTAGTTGTAGATGATGAAAAATTAATTGTAAAAGGGATTCGTTTCAGCCTGATGCAGGACGGTATGGAAGTGGACTGTGCCTATGATGGGGAGGAGGCATTGGAACTTGCGAAGAATAACGAATATGATCTGCTCCTTTTAGATGTCATGCTGCCAAAGATGGATGGATTTGCAGTATGCCAGCAGATTCGTGATTTTTCTGATGTGCCGATTGTCATGCTGACTGCAAAAGGAGATGACATGGATAAGATTTTGGGGCTGGAATATGGTGCGGATGATTATATTA comes from Coprococcus phoceensis and encodes:
- a CDS encoding glutamate-5-semialdehyde dehydrogenase, which codes for MKYMEQIGMRSKAASRSIGLLGQNRRNEALKQAAKELKKQAAFLLEENQKDIANAREKGMKESLIDRLMLTRERIAGIADGLLQIADLEDPIGIVTDMKVRPNGLRIGKKRVPLGVVGIIYESRPNVTADAFGLCLKSGNAVILRGGSDCIFSNKAIVSVLRKALNATQIEEDAVILIENTDRAVAQEIMRMNTYIDVLIPRGGAGLIQTVVKNSTVPVIETGTGNCHIYVDAFADLQMAVEIIDNAKTQRLGVCNACESLVIHEDVACQVVPMICDRLTQKGVAIRGDQTSMAIDERITTASDDDWGTEYLDKMISLKVVSSIDEAIAHINTYNTGHSESIITENYRNALKFQDEIDAAAVYVNASTRFTDGFEFGFGAEIGISTQKLHARGPMGLDALTTTKYIIFGDGQIR
- a CDS encoding GNAT family N-acetyltransferase; its protein translation is MIRQMTIEDYEGVYALWMKIHGFGIRSIDDSKEGVERFLKRNPTTSIVAVEDEKIVGSILCGHDGRRGCLYHVCVDEAYRMHGIGRSMVVKAMEALKEEKINKVSLIAFMENDIGNAFWNEIGWTKREDLNYYEFTLNEANITAFNK
- the argB gene encoding acetylglutamate kinase, whose protein sequence is MSPNMQKFLSKAEVLIEALPYIQRFNRKIIVVKYGGSAMVDEDLKRRVIEDVTLLKLVGFKPIIVHGGGKEISKWVEKAGMKPQFINGLRVTDADTMEVAEMVLGKVNKSLVQLVESLGVRAIGISGKDGGLLKVEKKLSDGADIGYVGEVTQVNAEILYDLLEKDFLPIVCPVGLDDNFETYNINADDAACAIARAMEAEKLAFLTDIEGVYKDPKDPKTLISELTVEQAETLMKEGYIGGGMLPKLQNCIDAIENGVSRVHILDGRIPHCLLLEIFTNKGIGTAILKDEESRFYHEK
- the argC gene encoding N-acetyl-gamma-glutamyl-phosphate reductase, whose translation is MIKVGIIGATGYAGGELVRILMGHKHAEIKWYGSRSYIDKKYCEVYQNMFQIVDAVCMDDNMKALADEVDVIFTATPQGLCASLIDEEILSKVKVIDLSADFRIKDVETYEKWYGIEHKSPQFIEEAVYGLCEINREDVKHARLVANPGCYPTCSTLSVYPLAKEGLIDMSTVIIDAKSGTSGAGRGAKVDNLYCEVNENIKAYGVAVHRHTPEIEEQLGYAAGENVLLNFTPHLVPMNRGILVTAYAALKKTVTYEEVKAIYDKYYQKEKFVRVLEKDVCPQTKWVEGSNYVDVNFKIDERTNRIIMMGAMDNLVKGAAGQAVQNMNLMFGLPETTGLELVPMFP
- a CDS encoding Na/Pi cotransporter family protein gives rise to the protein MELNDILLLLGGLALFLYGMQMMGNGLETAAGNKMKSILEKLTSNRIKGVLVGAAITAVIQSSSATTVMVVGFVNSGLMTLNQAVWVIMGANIGTTITGQLIALDIDVIAPLFAFAGVAVIMFAKNEKIKHISEIFAGLGVLFIGMGMMGDAMAPLQQSETFIGFMANFNNPLVGILIGAVFTAIIQSSSASVGILQALASTGAIPLSSAVFILFGQNIGTCITAVLASIGTKVNAKRTTVIHLMFNIIGTVLFSVICLITPFTDWIAALTPDNPVAQIANVHTTFNIVTTLVLLPFGTLMAKAAKVLLPDKEGQEEDIKRLKYIRPFENNHTVGHAAMVISQIENEVERMLQMVKKNTEGCFRAVIKNDQNMVADLEDREQYIDYLNKEISKYIVHLMTTEMTIQDSQKLNAYYRIIGDLERIGDHAINFVDYLHNMSEWDIKFSQSAIESLEQMKDLCTETLEGISKENMNGRKHVLEIAAKNEQRIDDMQESLLKGQIERMQSGKCSAEAGVILSEMLTDFERIGDHALNIAEKYEEMQM
- a CDS encoding argininosuccinate synthase, with amino-acid sequence MKEKVVLAYSGGLDTTAIIPWLKENFDYDVICCCIDCGQGEELDGLEERAKLSGASKLYIENIIDEFCDDYIVPCVQANAIYENKYLLGTSMARPGIAKKLVEIARKEGATAICHGATGKGNDQIRFELGIKALAPDLKIIAPWRMTDIWTMQSREEEIEYCKAHGIDLPFDASHSYSRDRNLWHISHEGLELEDPAQEPDYDNLLVLGVTPEKAPDEGEYVTMTFEKGVPTSVNGTQMKVSEIITTLNELGGKHGIGIVDIVENRVVGMKSRGVYETPGGTILMEAHQQLEELVLDRATYEVKKDMGNKLAQIVYEGKWFTPLREAVQAFIESTQEYVTGEVKFKLYKGNIIKAGTTSPYSLYSESLASFTTGDLYDHHDADGFITLFGLPLKVRAMKMAEVEKENNK
- the argJ gene encoding bifunctional glutamate N-acetyltransferase/amino-acid acetyltransferase ArgJ, coding for MKIVKGGVTKAKGFEAAGVEANIKYQGRTDMAIIFSKEPCVAAGTFTTNVAKAAPVTWDQKIVKEGKAAQAIIVNSGIANACTGAEGYGYCKDTADAAAKELGISADSVLLGSTGVIGKQLPIDRIQAGVKMLAEAKSDTVQAGTEAAKAIMTTDTCEKEIAVEIEIGGKTVTIGGMAKGSGMIHPNMCTMLSFITTDAAISKTALQKALSEDVDDTYNMISVDGDTSTNDTVLVIANGMAENEKIVEGTKEYEVFAEALHEINEYLAKKIAGDGEGATALFEVNVVGAQTKEQAVLLSKAIACSNLTKTAIAGHDANWGRIICAMGYSGAQFDPEKVDLFFESAAGKIQIAENGTAVDYSEEKATEILSQPIVTATADVKMGDAKATAWGCDLTHGYIEINADYRS
- the proB gene encoding glutamate 5-kinase, producing MEQRETIKSKKRIVIKVGTTTITHKETGNIDLEKLEKFVRILINLRNKGKEVIVVSSGAVGIGRQVLGIWERLEESAIKQACAAVGQGRMMMMYEKLFAEYDQLTAQVLLTKESIMSKECRQDARNTFEELLRMNVVPIVNENDAISVEEEAYGNFGDNDTMAAHVARLVEADLLILMSDIEGLYTDDPRKNPNARFVHTVRYIDEKLERMGKGAGSAMGTGGMATKIEAAKVATKSGADMVIANGANICAINDIMAGKKIGTLFMAERENGRKII